The genomic DNA AACATGTTCGTTTACATCAACAAGTTATAGTACAAGTTTTAGAGGTAGATGTTTCAAGAAAACGCATTCAATTAAGTATGAATTTTAATTAAAATTCATACTATTTTTTTTGGATAATATTGCTATTAAGCTTTATTTTAGTTGTGTTATTGCGCTTTTAGTTTTGACTTCCTTTTTATAAATGGCACGGTCATATATTTTTAGCCAATAGTATCGTTATATAAAATTGCTTTGATATGAGTTTAAACACATTAAGTTTTAAAGAGTGTACTACTAACCGAATTAAAAATAGAGCAGGAAGGAGTTTTCTGGATGTGCATACAATGCTTGAACATTTTTGTATTATTTCTTATAAAGTTCCTGTAAAGAAAATAGCGCATTTTATTCCAGAACCTTTTAAACTTTGGACATATATTGACAATGGTGAGGAGTATGCTTTGGTGAGTGCAGTTCCATTTATGGATCAAGATTTTTGTTTTTACAAGATATCAAAACGGCTTACTTTTAGTTTTTTTCAGACTAATTTTAGAACTTATATTATTGACAAGCGCACTCATAATCATGCTGCTTGGTTTTTTGGAACCACATTGGGCTCTATGAGCTCTATTATTCCTAAAAGAATATGGAATATGCCTTGGCAGTATGCTACTTATAATTTTGAATTTGATAGGAAAAATGGGCTATACACAAAATATCAAATGTACTTTACCTCAAAAATGGGTAACGGAACTATTGCTATTAAAAACACAGGAAACAACTCTCCTTTATTAGAGGGTTTTAATACCATTGATGAACAAATTCATATTTTAACTCATCCTGTTATTGGCTACTACAATATATCTGACACAAAATTAGGTACTTATGAAATTTGGCACCCAAAAATGGACTTAAAGGAAGCTTGTTCAGAAAACTTATATTTTGAATTGTTCGAAAAATTAGGCTTCCTAACAAAACAAGAAATGAATAGCCCTCATTCTATTTTAACAACTCCTTTTATTGAGTTTGACATACTACTCCCTCCTAAAACATTAAAAAGGTCTTTGCTAAAAACACCTAATTGAAAACCATTTTACTCCATAAATCATTCTTATAAAATTAATTAACATAAGCTTTATGTTTTACTTAATGGAAGTGGCCATTAAAAGGATCTCTTTATTAATTATATCAGCATTTGCTTTTTCTGTAATGATAGTTCCATGGCTAGCATCCATAATAAACTGTTTTCCTCTAGTGGATAATTCTTTAAGTTCTTTTTGCATTTGCAACCACAATTTAACTTGTGCTTCTGGATCAATACCTTCTCTTCTATATTTTTCCTTTTGAAATGTACTGTACTGCTCTGTAGCCGTAAAAACCAAAACAGGTAATGAATCTAAGTCACTAGCTTGCCCCGATCTAAAAAGAATCTTATCATTGATATCGTTTTCTTTTAAATATCTAGCGTATCCTCTTCCTGAGTAAGAATTTATAGCCCTAGAACGGATATGGCAATCTTTAGGCAAACCGTCATTTCTAAATTTCGAATTAAACATTTTATTATAAATTCCAACAATTCCTACATCAGCAAGTATTGAATTCAATCTTATTGAGTTTATGTATTCCTTAGGAATCAATTCTTTTTGCGCCAATCGTTTCCATTGCTCAGGATGACTAGCATCTAAGAAAACCATTCCTATTACTTCAGTTGGGAATAGCTCTCTAAATATTCTATGGTATGGTCCTCCCATGGAATGTCCTACTAAAATATAAGGGGGTTTCTCTCCATTTCTTTCAAGTAACTCATGTAGCTGGCGCGCATAAAACTCTGGTGTAATACGCTCGCCGCTTGATTCACTAAACCCTTTTCCTTCTCTATCATAACGCACCACTCTCATTTGTGCCTTCAACCCTTCTGCAATCCAATGAAACATATCAGTAGAACCCCCTGCACCTGCTTCTAGTACAAGCGTTGGTAAATTATTTCTTTCTCCCTCTGCTCTTATATGAAGTTTAGTTCCATTAACATCAACAAGCTTACCTGGCGGAATTGGTTTTGAATTTAACAGTCGGTAGCATATTCCAGCTACTAACAATAAAGTAGCAACTCCCGCCAAAAACAGTCCAATCCACTTACATATTTTTATGATTAATTTCATCATAGCCTTCATCAACCCAATGCAATTTTAAATTATTACCAATGTTTTCATTATGAAAAAAATATTTTCAAAAATAACTTTTTTACAATAAAACACATCAAAATACTTTCGTTTTATTTGAAGTAATCCTCCTTTAAACCAGCCTGTTTTTACCTAAAAAAGTTCTTCTCTATATTTTTCTTTAGGATATACCTTCCTTAAAAATAGAGGTTCAGTATTGCATGAAAATTAAAAAAGTCCTTTAAATAAATAGTCTCCAATTTATTAGGTAGTCCACTAATTACCATACTAACATTTTAGTACAATAGCTTCAATAAAAACATGGTATTCCAACCATGCTATCTTTCACTAGCTGATACTTTTACTTTCTGTAAAGGCTCGTTAATTTTTTCATAATCTCCTGCAAGGCTACCTCCTCCTGAGCAGTAGTAATTCAGTATAAATCTATCCTCAAACTTTTCTGTCGTTATTGAAATCCCGTTGCTTTTGAAAGTAAACAAAATTGTTTTTCCATCTACCACGGTTGCAAATGTATT from Tenacibaculum maritimum NCIMB 2154 includes the following:
- a CDS encoding alpha/beta fold hydrolase, giving the protein MMKLIIKICKWIGLFLAGVATLLLVAGICYRLLNSKPIPPGKLVDVNGTKLHIRAEGERNNLPTLVLEAGAGGSTDMFHWIAEGLKAQMRVVRYDREGKGFSESSGERITPEFYARQLHELLERNGEKPPYILVGHSMGGPYHRIFRELFPTEVIGMVFLDASHPEQWKRLAQKELIPKEYINSIRLNSILADVGIVGIYNKMFNSKFRNDGLPKDCHIRSRAINSYSGRGYARYLKENDINDKILFRSGQASDLDSLPVLVFTATEQYSTFQKEKYRREGIDPEAQVKLWLQMQKELKELSTRGKQFIMDASHGTIITEKANADIINKEILLMATSIK
- a CDS encoding DUF2071 domain-containing protein, with product MSLNTLSFKECTTNRIKNRAGRSFLDVHTMLEHFCIISYKVPVKKIAHFIPEPFKLWTYIDNGEEYALVSAVPFMDQDFCFYKISKRLTFSFFQTNFRTYIIDKRTHNHAAWFFGTTLGSMSSIIPKRIWNMPWQYATYNFEFDRKNGLYTKYQMYFTSKMGNGTIAIKNTGNNSPLLEGFNTIDEQIHILTHPVIGYYNISDTKLGTYEIWHPKMDLKEACSENLYFELFEKLGFLTKQEMNSPHSILTTPFIEFDILLPPKTLKRSLLKTPN